A region of the Pantoea alfalfae genome:
CGGTTTAAGCAGCCGCGATGAGGTACGCGACACCCTGTTCGACGCCAGCTATCTGGTGCTGGGGCTGGGCGACGTCTATCTTGGCGCACCCTGTGCCGTGCCGATCGATCCGCGCCATCGCCTGCTGAGTTCCAAATACAGTCCGGCGCGCACCTTCACCGCCGAAGGCACCGTCGGGATTGGCGGCATGTATATGTGTATCTACGGCATGGATTCGCCCGGCGGCTATCAGCTGGTGGGCCGCACGCTGCCTATCTGGAACACCTTCCTGAAAAACCCGCAGTTCGCGCCCGATGCGCCGTGGCTGCTGCGCTTCTTCGATCAGGTGCGCTTCTATCCGGTAAGTGAAACCGAACTGAACCAGCTGCGCGAAGATTTCCGGGAAGGTCGTGCCAGCCTGCGTATTGAAGAGACGCAGTTTGATTTTGCCGCCCACCAGCAGTTCCTCGCCGACCACGCCGCTGAGATTGCCGCGTTCCGCCAGCGCCAGGCCACCACCTTTGAACAGGAAGTGCAGCTCTGGGCGCAGGAAGAGCAGAACGCAACGCAGGCGGATGACACGCCTGCCAGCGTCATCGAAGAGGAGGAGAACGGGCTGCCGGTGCAGGCGGACCTCAATGGCAACATCTGGAAAGTGCTGGTGCAGCCGGGCGACGCAGTCAGCGCCGGGCAGACGCTGATTATCGTCGAGGCGATGAAGATGGAGCTGGCGATTGTCGCCCCGCAGGCCGGTCGGGTAACGCGGATTGCCTGTCAGGCGGGCCGTCCGGTCAGTCCTGGCGACACCCTGCTGTGGCTGGAATAAGGAGCGCCGATGACAACCCAACCTCAATCCCCTAAAGCGCGCCCGGAAGCGCTGGCCGAACGGGTCTATCAGGCGCTGAAGGCCGATATTTTCGCCTTTCGCCTGATGCCGGGCGATCGTTTCAGCGAAAGCGAAATCGCCGGACGGATGGCGGTCAGCCGCACGCCGGTGCGCCAGGCGCTGTTCCGGCTGGAGCGCGAAGGCTTTGTCGAAGTGTGGTTCCGCAGCGGCTGGCAGGTTAAAAATTTCGATTTCGCCTGGTTCGAATCGCTGTATGACCTGCGCACGGTGCTGGAGTGCGAGGCGGTAAAACGCCTCTGCGCCCTGCCTGCGCCGCAGTCTGGCGCGCTGTTAAGCGAACTGAATCAGTTCTGGTGTGAGGCAGAGGCGCTCACCGAGGGCCTGGTGGTGTCGCAGCATGACGAGGCGTTTCACATGACGCTGGTCGCGGCAGCGGGTAACCCGGAGATGGCACGCATTCACGCCGAACTCACGGAGAAGATCCGCATTATCCGTCGGCTCGACTTCACCCGTGATGACCGCGTCTATGCCACTTATCAGGAACATGCGCAGATTTTACAGGCGATCTTTCAGCAGCAGACCATCGAGGCACAACGCATCCTGACCGATCACATCGCCGTCAGTAAGGCGGAGGTCAGGAAGATCACCCTGCACCGTCTCCAGCAGGCCCGGCTCCAGCTTACCGAATAACATAACAACCACCCAGGGGTTTAAATGATGAAAAGACGTTCGTTGATCAAGGCTTTCGCCCTCTCCGCTACCGTTATCAGCATGGGGTTCGCCTGGAGTGCGCAGGCGGCTGACACCATCAAAGTGGGTATCATGCATTCGCTCTCTGGCACCATGGCGATTTCTGAAACGCCACTGAAAGATGTGGCGCTGATGACCATTGATGAGATCAACGCAAAAGGCGGCGTGCTGGGGAAAAAGCTGGAACCGGTGGTGGTCGATCCCGCCTCTAACTGGCCGTTATTTGCCGAGAAAGCGCGGCAGCTGCTGACTCAGGATAAAGCGGCAGTGGTGTTTGGCTGCTGGACTTCAGTGTCACGCAAATCGGTACTGCCGGTGTTTGAAGAGCTGAACGGCCTGCTGTTCTATCCGGTGCAGTATGAAGGGGAAGAGATGTCACCCAACGTCTTCTACACCGGCGCGGCGCCTAACCAGCAGGCGATTCCGGCGGTGGAGTACCTGATGAGCGAAGATGGCGGCAGCGCGAAACGCTTTTTCCTGCTGGGTACCGACTACGTCTATCCGCGCACCACCAACAAAATCCTGCGCGCCTTCCTGCACAGCAAAGGCGTGGCCGACAAAGATATCGAAGAGGTCTACACGCCGTTTGGTTACAGCGACTACCAGACCATCGTGTCCAACATCAAAAAGTTCGCGGCAGGCGGTAAAACGGCGGTGGTCTCGACCATCAACGGCGACTCCAACGTACCGTTCTACAAAGAGCTGGCGAACCAGGGCATCAAAGCTACTGACATTCCAGTGGTCGCCTTTTCGGTGGGCGAAGAGGAGCTGCGCGGCATCGACACCAAACCGCTGGTGGGTCAGTTAGCGGCCTGGAACTATTTCGAGTCGATCGATAATCCGACCAACGCGAAGTTCGTCGCCGATTACCGCGCCTACGCCAAAGCACACAACCTGCCGAATGCGGCTACCGTCGTCACCAACGACCCGATGGAAGCAACTTATGTTGGCATCCATATGTGGGCGCAGGCGGTGGAAAAAGCGGGCACGACGGATGTGGACAAAGTACGCGCGGCGATGGCCGGTCAGACCTTCAACGCGCCGGATGGCTTTACCCTGACCATGGATCAGACCAACCATCATCTGCATAAGCCGGTCATGATTGGCGAAGTAGAAGAGAACGGTCAGTTCAGCGTGGTGTGGCAGACCGATAAGCCGGTGCGCGCACAGCCGTGGAGCCCGTACATTGCCGGTAACGACAAGAAGCCCGATCACCCGGTGAAGACCGCGCAGTAAGCGCGCGTTGCTGATGAGAAAGCGTCACCCGCTGTGACGCGGCAGCACGGCAGCACTCAACAGGCTGCCGTGCTGACCTTCCCAAACGAGGCTCCTTTTATGAATCTATGTCGCTGCTTTTTCAGCCTGCTGCTGCTGCTCCCGCTGTTTGCGAGTGCCGGACCGGCGGCTGATTTTGCCGCCGCCAGCCGCAGCCAGCAGGCCACGCTGCTGCAACAGTGGGCCACCGCACCGGACAGTCATCGCCTGCCGCTGCTGGAAGCGCTGCATGCCGAAACGGTGGTCATCGACCAGAATAAACAGCCGTTCAGCCAGCAGGGATCCACGCTGCAGCCGCTGGATGCGGTGGCGCAGCCCACAGGAAACCTGAAAAAGCTGTTTATGAACAATCGCCTGCGCGTGCTGGTTAACAATGCGCTGGCCGCCCACCAGCTGGTGAGCAGCGATGCGGCACTGCGCCTGCGCGCAGCGCAGCAGTTGCAGAATGGGGGTGCCGCTGACCAGTTGCCGCTGCTGGAACAGCGCCTGGCCGCCGAACAGGACAGCCGGGTGCATGCCGCATTAGCGCTGGCGCTGGCGAACCTGCAACTGGCGGATGACGAGCCGATGGTGCGCCTGCGGGCGGTAAAACTGCTGGGCGAATCCAGCGATCCTAACACGCAGGCCAGTCTGCAACGCCTGACTCAGCCCGCGAATGAGCCGGACGCCACGGTGCGGGCAGCCGCGGCGGAAAGCCTGCAACAGATTCAGAAACGGCTGATGTGGGGCGATCTGCTGGGGCAGGCGTTTAGCGGCCTGTCACTGGGCTCCATCCTGCTGCTGGCCGCGCTGGGCCTGGCGATCACCTATGGCCTGCTGGGGGTGATCAACATGGCGCACGGTGAAATGCTGATGCTCGGCGCGTACGCCACCTGGTGGGTTCAGAGCCTGTTCCAGCAGTTTGCACCGGACTATTTAGCCTGGTATCCGCTGCTGGCGCTGCCGGTCGCCTTTATGGTCACTGCCGCTATCGGTATGGCACTGGAGCGCACCATCATTCGCCATCTCTATGGCCGTCCGCTGGAGACGCTGCTTGCTACCTGGGGGATCAGCCTGATGCTGATCCAGCTGGTGCGGGTGCTGTTCGGGGCGCAGAACCTGGAGGTGGCGAACCCGTCGTGGCTCTCCGGCGGCTTACAGCTGCTGCCTAATCTGGTGCTGCCGTGGAACCGCATCGCGGTAATCCTGTTTGTGGTGTTTGTACTGGCGCTGACCTGGCTGCTGCTGAACCGGACCCGCCTTGGCATGAACGTGCGCGCCGTGACCCAGAACCGCGCCATGGCGGAGTGCTGCGGCGTGCCGACCGGCCGCGTCGATATGCTGGCATTTGGCCTCGGTTCGGGCATTGCCGGGCTGGGCGGCGTGGCGCTGTCACAGCTCGGAAACGTCGGGCCGGAGCTGGGTCAGGGCTACATCATCGACTCGTTCCTGGTGGTGGTGCTGGGTGGCGTCGGCCAGTTAGCGGGCACCGTGGTTGCCGCGTTCAGCCTGGGGATTCTGAACAAAGTGCTGGAGCCGCAGATTGGCGCGGTGCTGGGCAAGATCCTGATTCTGGTGATTATCGTGCTGTTTATTCAGAAACGCCCGCAGGGGCTGTTTGCGGTTAAAGGAAGGGTGACTGACTGATGACGCAACCCATCACGCTTCGCGTGGCGCGCACCGCGCCGCGCCTGACGATCGGCATCGGCGTGGCGATCACTCTGGCATTACTGGTGATGCCATTTCTGGCGCTGCTGCCCGCCACGCATCCGCTGGCGATCTCCACCTATACCCTGACGCTGGTCGGCAAAATCCTCTGCTATGCGGTGATCGCGGTGGCGCTGGATCTGGTGTGGGGCTACGCCGGACTGTTGTCGCTGGGTCACGGCCTGTTCTTTGCCCTGGGCGGATATGCCATGGGCATGTACCTGATGCGCCAGGCTGCCGGTGAGGGTTTGCCCGCCTTCATGTCCTTTCTCTCCTGGCGTGAACTTCCCTGGTTCTGGACCGGCACCGACTATTTCGTCTGGGCGCTCTGTCTGAGCATGCTGGTGCCGGGCCTGCTGGCGCTGGTGTTTGGCTTCTTCGCCTTTCGCTCGAAGATCAAAGGCGTCTACTTCTCCATCATGACCCAGGCGCTGACCTACGCCGGAATGCTGCTGTTCTTCCGCAACGAAACCGGTTTTGGCGGCAACAACGGCTTTACCGGCTTTACCACCCTGCTCGGCTTTTCGGTGACGGCGACCGGCACCCGCATCGGGCTGTTTATCGCCACCGTGCTGCTGCTGCTGCTGAGTCTGGTGATCGGCTTTGCCCTGGCGCGCAGCAAGTTTGGCCGGGTGCTGACCGCAGTACGCGATGCCGAAAACCGTCTGATGTTCTGTGGTTACGACCCGCGCGGCTTCAAGCTGTTTGTCTGGACGCTCTCCGCCGTGCTGTGCGGCCTGGCCGGGGCGCTCTATGTGCCGCAGGTCGGCATTATCAATCCGGGTGAGATGTCACCGGCCAACTCGATAGAAGCGGCAATCTGGGTGGCGCTGGGCGGACGCGGCACGCTGATAGGCCCACTGCTGGGCGCGGCGATTGTGAACGGCGCGCGCAGCTTCTTCACCGTCGCCTTCCCTGAATACTGGCTCTTCTTCCTGGGACTGATGTTTATCCTGGTCACGCTGTTTCTGCCGCACGGCGTGATTGGCCTGCTGCGTCGGAGGAAAAAATGAGTGATGTCCTGTTTACCCAGACTCAACTGGCGGATCGCCATCGGGCGCAGCGCGATCCGGTGCTGCAACTGGAGAAAATCAGCGTGTCGTTT
Encoded here:
- a CDS encoding GntR family transcriptional regulator, with the protein product MTTQPQSPKARPEALAERVYQALKADIFAFRLMPGDRFSESEIAGRMAVSRTPVRQALFRLEREGFVEVWFRSGWQVKNFDFAWFESLYDLRTVLECEAVKRLCALPAPQSGALLSELNQFWCEAEALTEGLVVSQHDEAFHMTLVAAAGNPEMARIHAELTEKIRIIRRLDFTRDDRVYATYQEHAQILQAIFQQQTIEAQRILTDHIAVSKAEVRKITLHRLQQARLQLTE
- the urtA gene encoding urea ABC transporter substrate-binding protein; protein product: MKRRSLIKAFALSATVISMGFAWSAQAADTIKVGIMHSLSGTMAISETPLKDVALMTIDEINAKGGVLGKKLEPVVVDPASNWPLFAEKARQLLTQDKAAVVFGCWTSVSRKSVLPVFEELNGLLFYPVQYEGEEMSPNVFYTGAAPNQQAIPAVEYLMSEDGGSAKRFFLLGTDYVYPRTTNKILRAFLHSKGVADKDIEEVYTPFGYSDYQTIVSNIKKFAAGGKTAVVSTINGDSNVPFYKELANQGIKATDIPVVAFSVGEEELRGIDTKPLVGQLAAWNYFESIDNPTNAKFVADYRAYAKAHNLPNAATVVTNDPMEATYVGIHMWAQAVEKAGTTDVDKVRAAMAGQTFNAPDGFTLTMDQTNHHLHKPVMIGEVEENGQFSVVWQTDKPVRAQPWSPYIAGNDKKPDHPVKTAQ
- the urtB gene encoding urea ABC transporter permease subunit UrtB; the protein is MNLCRCFFSLLLLLPLFASAGPAADFAAASRSQQATLLQQWATAPDSHRLPLLEALHAETVVIDQNKQPFSQQGSTLQPLDAVAQPTGNLKKLFMNNRLRVLVNNALAAHQLVSSDAALRLRAAQQLQNGGAADQLPLLEQRLAAEQDSRVHAALALALANLQLADDEPMVRLRAVKLLGESSDPNTQASLQRLTQPANEPDATVRAAAAESLQQIQKRLMWGDLLGQAFSGLSLGSILLLAALGLAITYGLLGVINMAHGEMLMLGAYATWWVQSLFQQFAPDYLAWYPLLALPVAFMVTAAIGMALERTIIRHLYGRPLETLLATWGISLMLIQLVRVLFGAQNLEVANPSWLSGGLQLLPNLVLPWNRIAVILFVVFVLALTWLLLNRTRLGMNVRAVTQNRAMAECCGVPTGRVDMLAFGLGSGIAGLGGVALSQLGNVGPELGQGYIIDSFLVVVLGGVGQLAGTVVAAFSLGILNKVLEPQIGAVLGKILILVIIVLFIQKRPQGLFAVKGRVTD
- the urtC gene encoding urea ABC transporter permease subunit UrtC, with amino-acid sequence MTQPITLRVARTAPRLTIGIGVAITLALLVMPFLALLPATHPLAISTYTLTLVGKILCYAVIAVALDLVWGYAGLLSLGHGLFFALGGYAMGMYLMRQAAGEGLPAFMSFLSWRELPWFWTGTDYFVWALCLSMLVPGLLALVFGFFAFRSKIKGVYFSIMTQALTYAGMLLFFRNETGFGGNNGFTGFTTLLGFSVTATGTRIGLFIATVLLLLLSLVIGFALARSKFGRVLTAVRDAENRLMFCGYDPRGFKLFVWTLSAVLCGLAGALYVPQVGIINPGEMSPANSIEAAIWVALGGRGTLIGPLLGAAIVNGARSFFTVAFPEYWLFFLGLMFILVTLFLPHGVIGLLRRRKK